The Synechococcus sp. M16.1 genome includes the window GGTGGTGCAGCAGTTGTTTCAGCCCGGTGAGGGCTGGATGTTGCTGGCGGCCGTCGCCATGGCAGCTGGGACGGTGTTGATTCGCTTTGCCTCACGCCACAGTGATCCGGTCAGCGTTACGGCCTGGCACATGGTGCTGGGGGGACTTCCCTTGCTCGGGGTTCATGCCCTGCAGCGCACGGATGCCGGCTTGGTCTGGACGGCAACGGACTGGGCGCGCATGGGGTACGCAAGTTTGCTCGGAAGCGCCCTGGCCTACGGATTGTTCTTCTGGTTCGCCAATCAGCGCGATCTCACCAGTTTCAGCAGCCTTGGATTTCTCACCCCTGTGTTTGCCTTGGCCACCGGTGGTTGGTTGCTTGGAGAGCGCCTTGATCTGCTCCAGTGGATCGGTGTTGTGATGGTGCTCGTGTCGGTGATCTTTGTGAGTCAACGTCGCCGGTTCTGGGAGCCGCTGTCGCTTGCGGACCCCTCCTCATGACGGAGTCGCCGCTTCACCTCGTCATCGTCAACACGCCCATCGGGGCCCTCGGTAGTGGCGAGGGTGGAGGTGTGGAGCTCACCCTCCGATCCTTGGTGCAGGGGTTGGTGCGGCGTGGCCACAGGGTCACGGTTGTGGCCGCCAAGGGCTCCACGCTCCCCGTCGACTGCAGAGGAGTTGAGTTGCTGGAGGTGGAGGGTGTGAACCAGCCCAGCTGGCAGCACGCCGCCGAGCATGCGCCGGTAGAAATTCCCCGTAATGGGCTTCTGCCGGCTCTCTGGGAGGCCGCGCTCGATGTGGGTCAGTCCGCCGACGCCGTGATCAACGGTGGCTACGACTGGCTGCCGCTGTGGCTGACGCAACGGGTCAGCGCCAGGCTCTTTCATCTCGTGAGCATGGGGGATGTGGCTGCGGTGATGCGCGATGTGATCGAAGCCGTCGCCGCCTGGGATTCCCGTCGCCTTGCTTTTCACACCCACCGCCAGGCCGCTGATTTCCGGCTGCCTTCTCCGCCCAGTGTTGTGGGCAACGGATTTGATCTCAGCAACTACACCTTCCAAGGGCAGACCAATGGCCCCCTTGGTTGGGCAGGCCGCATCGCTCCGGAAAAGGGGCTGGAGGATGCTGCTGCTGCCGCTGCCGCCCTGGGTGAACAGCTTCTGGTTTGGGGGCTGCGTGAAGACGACGCCTATGCCCGGCAGGTGGAGTCGAGTGTTCCTAAGGGCACGATCGACTGGCGTGGATTTCGATCGACCCGGGAGCTGCAGCAGGAGATGGGCCACTGCCGCGCTCTGATCAACACACCGAAATGGAATGAGGCCTACGGCAATGTTGTGGTTGAAGCCCTGGCCTGTGGTGTTCCGGTCGTCGCCTATGACCGTGGAGGACCGGGGGAGCTGATCTGTTCCGGTCGCACTGGCTGGTTGGTGCCGCCCGACGATGTTGCTGCCATCACGGAGGCTCTTCGGCGTGTCGACAGCATTGAGCGCTCCCTCTGCCGCAGCTGGGCTGAAGAGCACGCCTCTTGTGAGGTCTTCAGTCAGCGTGTTGAAGCTTGGGTTCGAACAGGACTGACGGCGGATGTCAGCATCAACCGCAGGAGCTGAAGGTCCCTTGTCGGTCAATGTTTCAGGA containing:
- a CDS encoding DMT family transporter; this translates as MPSLRLWFLMVLPFALWGTAMTAMAPLLASAGPWLVAGLRLVPAGLALLLWGQCTGRGLAIDSRDRPWFLLFTLVDATLFQGLLARGLEGTGAGLGSVLIDCQPLLVALMARALFMESINPIGWMGLAIGLAGIVCIGLPAELLGHWWLLADPPVVQQLFQPGEGWMLLAAVAMAAGTVLIRFASRHSDPVSVTAWHMVLGGLPLLGVHALQRTDAGLVWTATDWARMGYASLLGSALAYGLFFWFANQRDLTSFSSLGFLTPVFALATGGWLLGERLDLLQWIGVVMVLVSVIFVSQRRRFWEPLSLADPSS
- a CDS encoding glycosyltransferase, which produces MTESPLHLVIVNTPIGALGSGEGGGVELTLRSLVQGLVRRGHRVTVVAAKGSTLPVDCRGVELLEVEGVNQPSWQHAAEHAPVEIPRNGLLPALWEAALDVGQSADAVINGGYDWLPLWLTQRVSARLFHLVSMGDVAAVMRDVIEAVAAWDSRRLAFHTHRQAADFRLPSPPSVVGNGFDLSNYTFQGQTNGPLGWAGRIAPEKGLEDAAAAAAALGEQLLVWGLREDDAYARQVESSVPKGTIDWRGFRSTRELQQEMGHCRALINTPKWNEAYGNVVVEALACGVPVVAYDRGGPGELICSGRTGWLVPPDDVAAITEALRRVDSIERSLCRSWAEEHASCEVFSQRVEAWVRTGLTADVSINRRS